A genome region from Yoonia vestfoldensis includes the following:
- a CDS encoding glutathione S-transferase, whose amino-acid sequence MKLLMSPASPFVRKVRVVLRELDLLDQVEEVAVTTTPLASDPAVIAANPTGKIPALVRDTGPAIYDSRVITRFLNDHAGGSFYPQARIWDVLTLEATADAIMEAAVLMTYEARLRPEAQQSSDWIDAQWGKASRSIAAVNARWMSHLQGPLDIGHIGIACALSYVDLRHDARGWRQGNDALAQWHATFVSRTSMADTAV is encoded by the coding sequence ATGAAACTGCTGATGTCCCCCGCTTCCCCCTTTGTGCGCAAGGTCCGTGTGGTGCTGCGCGAACTCGACCTGTTGGATCAGGTGGAAGAAGTGGCCGTGACTACAACGCCGCTGGCCTCTGATCCGGCGGTCATCGCGGCCAATCCCACCGGCAAGATCCCCGCGCTGGTCCGCGACACCGGCCCTGCGATCTATGACAGCCGCGTCATCACGCGGTTTTTGAACGATCACGCAGGCGGCTCATTCTATCCGCAGGCGCGCATCTGGGACGTTTTGACGCTGGAAGCAACGGCAGATGCGATCATGGAAGCCGCCGTGCTGATGACCTACGAGGCGCGGCTGCGCCCCGAAGCGCAGCAATCATCCGATTGGATCGATGCGCAATGGGGCAAGGCCAGCCGCAGCATCGCCGCTGTCAACGCCCGCTGGATGAGCCATCTGCAAGGCCCGCTGGATATCGGGCATATCGGGATCGCCTGCGCGCTGTCCTATGTGGACCTGCGCCATGATGCGCGCGGTTGGCGACAGGGAAATGACGCGCTAGCGCAATGGCACGCGACTTTCGTCAGCCGCACCAGCATGGCCGACACGGCGGTCTGA
- a CDS encoding glutathione S-transferase, producing the protein MQSRPILWTFRRCPFAMRARLAIHASGVQVDLREILLRAKPAAFLATSPKGTVPVIDTGESVIAESRDIMLWALAQNDPEGWLDMPQQGHDLIDLCDGPFKTALDHTKYAPRYPDLDMATERAKALDFLRDLDAQLRGSAFLFGARPRMADMAILPFLRQFAHIDLAWFAAQDMRDLARWLDDFKASARFAAVMQKYPPWQSGQDQVLFG; encoded by the coding sequence TTGCAATCCCGCCCCATCCTCTGGACCTTCCGCCGCTGTCCTTTCGCCATGCGCGCAAGGCTTGCGATCCATGCCAGCGGCGTTCAGGTGGACCTGCGTGAAATCCTGCTGCGCGCCAAACCGGCGGCGTTTCTGGCGACCTCGCCCAAAGGCACCGTGCCGGTCATCGACACCGGCGAAAGCGTGATTGCCGAAAGCCGCGACATCATGCTCTGGGCGCTGGCGCAGAACGACCCCGAAGGCTGGCTGGACATGCCGCAGCAGGGGCATGACCTGATCGACCTTTGCGACGGGCCGTTCAAGACCGCGCTCGATCACACCAAATATGCCCCGCGCTATCCCGATCTGGACATGGCGACCGAACGCGCCAAGGCGCTGGATTTCCTGCGCGATCTGGACGCGCAGTTGCGGGGGTCGGCGTTCCTGTTCGGGGCGCGGCCGCGCATGGCGGATATGGCGATCCTGCCCTTCCTGCGCCAATTCGCCCATATCGACCTTGCGTGGTTCGCAGCGCAGGACATGCGGGATCTGGCGCGCTGGCTGGATGATTTCAAAGCCTCCGCGCGTTTTGCCGCCGTGATGCAGAAATATCCGCCTTGGCAAAGCGGGCAGGATCAGGTCTTGTTCGGCTGA
- the mtaB gene encoding tRNA (N(6)-L-threonylcarbamoyladenosine(37)-C(2))-methylthiotransferase MtaB, whose protein sequence is MTKTPIFSNHGCRLNAYETEAMKDLAAQAGVQDAVIVNTCAVTAEAVRKARQDIRKLRRDHPDARIIVTGCAAQTEPDTFAKMAEVDLVIGNTEKMDPATWARLTPDLIGQTEAVQVDDIMSVTETAGHLIDGFGTRSRAYVQVQNGCDHRCTFCIIPFGRGNSRSVPAGVVVDQIKRLVDRGYAEVVLTGVDLTSWGADLPSAPRLGDLVMRILKLVPDLPRLRISSIDSIEVDDNLLTAIATEPRLMPHLHLSLQHGDDLILKRMKRRHLRDDAIRFCETARRLRPDMTFGADIIAGFPTETEAMFANSLALVRDCDLTWLHVFPYSARPGTPAARMPAVNGAAIKDRAARLRAAGDAQVSTHLAAQIGRSHQILMESPRMGRTEQFTEVTFATDQPESRIVTATITGSADNRLTV, encoded by the coding sequence ATGACCAAGACACCGATCTTTTCGAATCACGGCTGCCGGCTGAACGCCTATGAAACCGAAGCCATGAAAGACCTGGCAGCCCAGGCAGGCGTGCAGGATGCCGTGATCGTGAACACCTGCGCCGTGACGGCCGAGGCCGTGCGCAAAGCCCGTCAGGACATCCGCAAACTGCGCCGCGACCATCCGGATGCGCGTATCATCGTGACAGGCTGCGCCGCCCAGACCGAACCGGACACTTTTGCCAAAATGGCCGAGGTCGATCTGGTCATCGGCAATACCGAAAAGATGGACCCCGCGACATGGGCGCGGCTGACGCCCGACCTGATCGGCCAGACCGAAGCCGTGCAGGTCGATGACATCATGTCGGTGACCGAAACGGCGGGTCATCTGATCGACGGTTTCGGCACCCGCAGCCGCGCCTATGTGCAGGTGCAAAACGGCTGCGACCACCGCTGCACATTCTGCATCATCCCCTTTGGCCGCGGCAATTCGCGGTCTGTCCCTGCCGGTGTGGTGGTCGACCAGATCAAACGGCTGGTGGATCGCGGCTATGCCGAGGTGGTGCTGACCGGCGTCGACCTGACCAGCTGGGGGGCTGACCTGCCCAGCGCACCAAGGCTGGGCGATCTGGTGATGCGGATCCTCAAACTGGTGCCCGACCTGCCGCGCCTGCGGATCAGCTCTATCGACAGTATCGAGGTTGACGACAACCTGCTTACCGCCATCGCAACCGAACCACGCCTGATGCCGCATTTGCATCTGTCACTGCAACATGGCGACGATCTGATCCTGAAACGGATGAAACGCCGCCACCTGCGCGATGATGCGATCCGCTTTTGCGAAACCGCGCGGCGCTTGCGCCCCGATATGACCTTCGGTGCCGATATCATCGCAGGCTTCCCCACGGAAACCGAAGCGATGTTCGCCAATTCGCTCGCCCTGGTGCGCGATTGCGATCTGACATGGCTGCATGTCTTTCCCTATTCCGCCCGCCCCGGCACGCCCGCCGCGCGCATGCCCGCCGTGAACGGTGCTGCGATCAAGGACCGCGCCGCCCGGCTGCGCGCTGCGGGCGATGCGCAGGTCAGCACACATCTGGCCGCCCAGATCGGGCGCAGCCATCAGATCCTGATGGAAAGCCCGCGCATGGGGCGCACCGAACAATTCACCGAAGTGACCTTTGCCACCGACCAGCCCGAAAGCCGGATTGTCACGGCAACAATCACAGGCTCTGCCGACAACCGCCTGACCGTCTGA
- the dapF gene encoding diaminopimelate epimerase, giving the protein MTQTDHTFLPFRKMHGLGNDFVVVDERGAAPRVTATLAQAIADRHRGVGFDQLAVISDSATADLHLTFWNSDGSTAAACGNATRCIARLVMDQTGQNALTITTARGTLQAKDAGGGLTAVNMGQPQLDWQEIPLCEQMDTLHLPIDGTPVATGMGNPHCTFFVADAAAVDLAKRGALIEHHPLFPQRTNVQFASLIGPDHLRMRVWERGVGVTLASGSSSCAVAVAAARRGLTGRAVTITLDGGDLAIDWREDGVWMTGPTAYVFDGQWRLS; this is encoded by the coding sequence ATGACACAAACGGATCACACCTTTCTGCCCTTTCGCAAGATGCACGGGCTTGGCAACGACTTCGTCGTCGTGGACGAACGCGGGGCAGCGCCACGCGTGACGGCGACGCTTGCGCAGGCGATTGCAGACCGGCATCGGGGCGTCGGATTTGACCAGCTTGCGGTGATCTCTGACAGTGCCACGGCCGATCTGCACCTGACATTCTGGAACAGTGACGGATCGACCGCCGCCGCCTGTGGCAATGCGACACGCTGCATCGCGCGGCTGGTCATGGACCAGACCGGACAGAATGCGCTGACGATCACGACAGCACGGGGCACATTGCAGGCAAAGGATGCAGGCGGCGGGCTGACCGCGGTCAACATGGGCCAGCCACAGCTTGATTGGCAGGAAATTCCGCTTTGTGAACAGATGGATACGCTGCATCTGCCGATTGACGGCACACCGGTCGCCACCGGCATGGGCAACCCGCATTGCACGTTTTTCGTCGCTGATGCCGCGGCGGTCGATCTGGCCAAGCGCGGCGCGCTGATCGAACATCACCCGCTGTTCCCGCAGCGCACCAATGTCCAATTCGCCAGCCTGATCGGCCCCGACCATCTGCGGATGCGGGTCTGGGAACGGGGCGTGGGGGTGACGCTGGCCTCTGGCTCTTCCTCTTGCGCGGTGGCGGTCGCGGCGGCGCGGCGCGGGCTGACCGGCCGGGCGGTGACGATCACGCTGGACGGCGGCGATCTGGCCATCGACTGGCGCGAGGACGGGGTCTGGATGACAGGACCGACCGCCTATGTCTTTGACGGGCAATGGCGGCTGTCATGA
- a CDS encoding alpha-1,4-glucan--maltose-1-phosphate maltosyltransferase, which produces MRAGKTSAKTTEGSADARLLPRLVIEAIQPSVDNGRFAAKIVAGWPTLIAADIFADGHDVLGAEVVLTMPGQDAVTLPMQHDVNDRWLAKGHLDAPGPARFTIRAWRDPFATLQRNSRKKRAAGQSIAVEIAEAREMVKSLRVKGADAAALKAFKADLKADHAPDVLVSEETTALMARIGPRANLTLSPDMPIWVDTEAAAFSAWYELFPRSMGGPDRHGTFDDVIANLDYVTDMGFDTLYFPPIHPIGRTNRKGKNNSLTAGPDDVGSPYAIGSEAGGHSAVHPDLGTLDDFDRLVAKAAEAGLDIALDIALNASPDHPWIKEHPDWFEWRPDGSIAYAENPPKKYEDIVNFRYYLDDGSPNAPFWDAIRDMILHWADHGVTTFRVDNPHTKPFPFWEWLMAEVRGIHPGVIFLSEAFTRPKVMKRLAKIGFNQSYSYFTWRNTKAELTDYLTELTQEDCRDYMRVNFFVNTPDINPIPLQTSGRPGFRSRAILAASLAGNWGLYAGFEYCEGAPMPGKEEYLDSEKYQLRHRDPDTPGHIRDDIRLINDIRRSHPQMRDMRNLVFVPAHDARVLSYARCDADGAVLFHVLLDPHAPAEFGFEVPLWQFGLPHDASIEVQDLIQGNRFTWHGRDHRLTLDPHERPYAIWKLTAPGGAR; this is translated from the coding sequence ATGCGTGCAGGCAAGACAAGCGCCAAGACAACCGAGGGCTCTGCCGATGCAAGATTGCTGCCCCGCCTGGTGATCGAGGCGATCCAGCCATCGGTGGACAATGGCCGTTTTGCGGCCAAGATCGTCGCCGGTTGGCCGACCCTGATCGCGGCGGATATTTTTGCGGATGGCCATGATGTGCTTGGCGCCGAGGTGGTGCTGACAATGCCCGGCCAGGATGCCGTGACCCTGCCGATGCAGCACGATGTCAATGATCGCTGGCTGGCCAAGGGCCATCTGGATGCGCCCGGCCCCGCCCGCTTTACCATCCGCGCTTGGCGTGACCCTTTTGCGACCCTGCAACGCAACAGCCGCAAAAAACGCGCGGCGGGACAATCAATAGCCGTCGAAATCGCCGAGGCGCGCGAGATGGTCAAATCGCTGCGGGTCAAAGGCGCGGATGCGGCCGCGCTGAAAGCTTTCAAGGCCGATCTCAAGGCGGATCACGCCCCCGATGTGCTGGTCTCCGAGGAAACCACCGCCCTGATGGCGCGGATCGGGCCGCGCGCCAACCTGACTTTGTCGCCCGACATGCCGATCTGGGTGGACACAGAGGCGGCGGCCTTTTCCGCCTGGTATGAATTGTTTCCCCGCTCGATGGGCGGACCGGACCGGCACGGCACGTTTGACGATGTGATCGCCAATCTGGATTATGTCACGGATATGGGGTTCGACACGCTCTATTTTCCGCCCATCCATCCGATCGGGCGGACCAATCGCAAGGGCAAGAACAACAGCCTGACTGCCGGGCCGGATGATGTCGGATCGCCCTATGCCATCGGGTCCGAGGCCGGTGGCCATAGCGCGGTGCATCCCGATCTGGGCACGCTGGACGATTTCGACCGCTTGGTCGCCAAAGCGGCCGAGGCGGGACTGGATATCGCGCTGGATATCGCGCTGAACGCCTCGCCCGATCATCCGTGGATCAAGGAACATCCCGATTGGTTCGAATGGCGCCCTGACGGGTCCATCGCCTATGCCGAAAACCCGCCCAAGAAATACGAAGATATCGTCAACTTTCGCTATTATCTGGATGATGGCAGCCCGAATGCGCCGTTCTGGGATGCGATCCGCGATATGATCCTGCATTGGGCCGATCACGGCGTCACGACTTTCCGAGTCGACAACCCGCACACCAAGCCCTTTCCGTTCTGGGAATGGCTGATGGCCGAGGTGCGGGGCATCCATCCCGGCGTGATCTTTCTGTCAGAGGCCTTCACCCGCCCCAAGGTCATGAAACGGCTGGCCAAGATCGGGTTCAACCAAAGCTACAGCTATTTCACCTGGCGCAATACCAAGGCGGAACTGACCGATTATCTGACCGAGCTGACGCAAGAGGATTGCCGCGATTACATGCGCGTCAATTTCTTCGTCAATACGCCCGATATCAACCCGATCCCGCTTCAGACATCGGGCCGGCCGGGGTTTCGCAGCCGCGCGATCCTTGCCGCCTCGCTGGCCGGCAATTGGGGGCTTTATGCGGGGTTTGAATATTGCGAAGGCGCGCCGATGCCCGGCAAGGAAGAATATCTCGATTCCGAGAAATACCAGCTGCGCCACCGCGACCCTGACACGCCGGGCCATATCCGCGACGATATCCGCCTGATCAACGATATCCGGCGCAGCCATCCGCAGATGCGTGACATGCGCAATCTGGTTTTCGTGCCGGCCCATGACGCGCGTGTGCTGTCCTATGCGCGCTGCGATGCAGATGGGGCGGTGTTGTTCCATGTTCTGCTGGACCCCCATGCCCCCGCCGAATTCGGGTTCGAGGTGCCGCTTTGGCAATTCGGCCTGCCGCATGATGCGTCAATCGAGGTGCAGGACCTGATCCAGGGCAACCGCTTTACCTGGCACGGGCGCGACCACCGGCTGACGCTTGATCCGCACGAACGCCCCTATGCCATCTGGAAACTCACCGCACCGGGAGGAGCACGATGA
- the treS gene encoding maltose alpha-D-glucosyltransferase: MNAPSPQLHADNKADRPDWFKDALIYQCHVKAYQDSDGDGIGDFKGLMQRLDHIESLGASAVWLLPFYPSPLRDDGYDIAAFKAVNPQYGTLEDFQAFVDEAHRRGLKVITELVINHTSDQHAWFQRARNAPKGSPERDFYVWSDDPNKWMDKTRVIFNDTHDSNWTWDPVAQQFYWHRFFDHQPDLNFDNPAVLQEVIDVMHFWLDMGVDGLRLDAIPYLVERDGTNNENLPETHDVLKKIRADLDAHYEGRMLLAEANQWPEDTRPYFGDGDECHMGFHFPLMPRMYMAVAQEDRHAITDIIRQTPEIPEDCQWGIFLRNHDELTLEMVTDRERDYLWETYAADNRARINMGIRRRLAPLMRNDRRKIELLNSMLLSMPGTPIMYYGDEIGMGDNIYLRDRDGVRTPMQWTADRNAGFSRAVPQQLYLPVIQDPEYGYQGLNVETQAQSPSSFLNWVRRMISVRKKHDVFGRGEIDLLYPANRKVLAYIRRNKDVDAGGAGDDAVLCVANLSRAPQAVEIDLSRYEGRVPVELVGQSPFPPVGELPYMLTLPAYGFFWFLLATEEEAPDWHMPLPPVLPDFVTLTTTDGHLTTALNDRTARQFLDRSLPQFISLQRWFAGKSAGADAVRLRPLAEIKQGRHLIAVADVDTGGEAQRYFLPLSAVWDDDASTMTPRLPATMAKLRRANKVGALMDGASDEDMARSLLDAMRDQRVIDSDGGRLVFASSGLPDADRAGEPRLLGAEQSNASIAFSDQVILKLYRRVREGVQPDIEVARFLSEAQSFDSSPRLLGTIAWQADDGTETVLAAASEFVPNQGDAWSFLTDWLDREMEAREVGHDDAQLPLTVGALDLGMLLGQRTAQMHLALASGTGAFGTEPLTQDSVTALVEETRAEVGRMFDMLRAAKLIGPAAAIAQDVLAQREAILARIDRVTALPLSGAQSRVHGDYHLGQVLVAQDDLVIIDFEGEPSRSLAERQAKSSPLRDVAGMLRSFDYALATAFDRRTEAGADPARTTAQLDAWYEATAGAFLAAWRDTMGDAPVRPRDAAFEAALLDLHLLRKCAYEVQYERAFRPARIDVPLAGLLKIAKAL; encoded by the coding sequence ATGAACGCCCCGTCACCCCAGCTACATGCCGACAACAAGGCCGACCGTCCCGATTGGTTCAAGGATGCGCTGATCTATCAATGCCATGTAAAGGCCTATCAGGACAGCGACGGCGACGGCATCGGCGATTTCAAAGGGCTGATGCAGCGGCTGGACCATATCGAATCCTTGGGTGCCTCGGCGGTCTGGCTGCTGCCGTTCTATCCCTCGCCTTTGCGCGATGACGGCTATGATATCGCCGCATTCAAGGCGGTGAACCCGCAATATGGCACGCTGGAGGATTTTCAGGCCTTCGTGGACGAGGCGCATCGCCGCGGGCTGAAGGTCATCACCGAATTGGTCATCAACCACACATCGGACCAGCATGCCTGGTTCCAGCGCGCCCGCAACGCGCCCAAAGGATCGCCGGAACGGGATTTCTATGTCTGGTCGGATGATCCGAACAAATGGATGGACAAGACGCGGGTCATTTTCAACGACACCCATGACAGCAATTGGACATGGGACCCGGTCGCGCAGCAATTTTATTGGCACCGCTTTTTCGACCATCAGCCCGACCTGAATTTCGACAATCCCGCCGTGCTGCAAGAGGTCATCGACGTGATGCATTTCTGGCTGGATATGGGGGTCGATGGCCTGCGGCTGGACGCGATCCCCTATCTGGTCGAACGCGACGGCACCAATAACGAGAACCTGCCTGAAACCCATGACGTACTGAAGAAAATCCGCGCCGATCTGGACGCGCATTACGAAGGCCGGATGCTGCTTGCCGAGGCGAACCAATGGCCAGAGGATACCCGCCCCTATTTCGGTGATGGCGACGAATGCCACATGGGTTTCCATTTTCCGCTGATGCCGCGCATGTATATGGCGGTGGCACAAGAAGACCGCCACGCGATCACCGATATCATCCGCCAGACCCCTGAAATCCCCGAAGATTGCCAATGGGGTATTTTCCTGCGCAACCATGACGAGTTGACGCTGGAAATGGTCACCGACCGCGAACGCGATTACCTGTGGGAAACCTATGCCGCCGACAATCGCGCGCGGATCAATATGGGCATCCGCCGCCGTCTGGCGCCCTTGATGCGCAATGACCGGCGCAAGATCGAGCTGCTTAATTCCATGCTGCTGTCGATGCCCGGCACGCCGATCATGTATTACGGCGATGAAATCGGGATGGGCGACAATATCTATCTGCGCGACCGCGACGGTGTGCGCACTCCGATGCAATGGACGGCCGACCGCAATGCTGGGTTTTCGCGCGCGGTGCCGCAGCAATTATATCTGCCGGTCATTCAAGACCCCGAATATGGCTATCAGGGGCTGAATGTCGAAACGCAGGCGCAATCGCCGTCGTCCTTCCTCAACTGGGTGCGGCGCATGATCAGCGTGCGCAAGAAACACGACGTTTTCGGGCGTGGCGAGATTGACCTGCTTTATCCCGCGAACCGCAAGGTGCTGGCCTATATCCGCCGCAACAAGGATGTGGATGCAGGCGGCGCGGGCGATGATGCCGTGCTTTGTGTCGCCAATCTAAGCCGCGCGCCACAGGCAGTAGAAATCGACCTGAGCCGCTATGAAGGCCGCGTGCCGGTGGAATTGGTCGGACAATCGCCTTTCCCGCCGGTGGGTGAATTGCCCTATATGCTGACGCTGCCCGCCTATGGCTTTTTCTGGTTCCTGCTGGCGACCGAAGAAGAGGCCCCCGATTGGCACATGCCCTTGCCGCCGGTGCTGCCGGATTTCGTGACGCTGACGACGACGGATGGCCATCTGACCACCGCCCTGAATGACCGCACCGCGCGGCAGTTCCTGGACCGGTCCTTGCCGCAATTCATCAGCCTGCAACGCTGGTTTGCCGGGAAATCTGCGGGTGCCGATGCGGTGCGCCTGCGCCCCTTGGCCGAGATCAAGCAAGGCCGGCACCTGATCGCTGTCGCCGATGTTGATACGGGCGGCGAGGCGCAGCGCTATTTCCTGCCGCTTTCGGCGGTCTGGGATGATGATGCATCGACCATGACGCCGCGCCTGCCTGCGACCATGGCCAAGCTGCGCCGCGCGAACAAGGTCGGTGCCTTGATGGATGGCGCATCCGACGAAGACATGGCGCGCAGCCTGCTGGATGCGATGCGCGATCAGCGGGTGATCGACAGCGACGGCGGCAGGCTGGTCTTTGCCAGCTCTGGCCTGCCCGATGCGGATCGGGCGGGCGAACCACGGCTGCTGGGCGCGGAACAATCCAATGCCTCCATCGCTTTTTCTGATCAGGTCATCCTGAAACTTTATCGTCGTGTGCGCGAAGGCGTGCAGCCCGATATCGAGGTCGCCCGCTTTCTGTCAGAGGCGCAAAGCTTTGACTCCTCGCCGCGCCTGTTGGGCACGATTGCATGGCAGGCTGATGATGGCACCGAAACCGTTCTTGCCGCTGCCTCGGAATTTGTGCCCAACCAAGGCGATGCCTGGTCCTTCCTGACCGATTGGCTGGACCGCGAAATGGAAGCGCGCGAGGTCGGGCATGACGACGCGCAACTGCCTTTGACCGTCGGTGCGCTTGATCTTGGCATGTTGCTGGGCCAGCGCACGGCGCAGATGCATCTGGCGCTGGCGTCAGGGACGGGGGCCTTTGGCACCGAACCGCTGACGCAGGACAGCGTCACCGCGCTGGTCGAAGAGACCCGCGCCGAGGTGGGGCGCATGTTTGACATGCTCAGGGCTGCCAAGCTGATCGGCCCGGCCGCCGCAATCGCGCAGGATGTGCTGGCCCAGCGCGAGGCTATCCTTGCGCGCATCGACCGGGTGACCGCCCTGCCGCTGTCGGGGGCGCAATCGCGTGTGCATGGCGATTATCATCTGGGGCAGGTTCTGGTCGCGCAGGATGATCTGGTGATTATCGATTTCGAGGGCGAGCCGTCGCGCAGCCTGGCGGAACGACAGGCGAAATCCTCGCCTTTGCGCGATGTCGCGGGCATGTTGCGCAGTTTCGATTATGCGCTGGCCACCGCCTTTGACCGCCGGACCGAGGCCGGGGCCGACCCCGCCCGCACGACGGCCCAGCTGGATGCGTGGTATGAGGCCACCGCTGGGGCCTTTCTGGCGGCCTGGCGCGACACGATGGGCGATGCGCCCGTGCGCCCGCGTGATGCCGCGTTCGAGGCCGCATTGCTGGATCTGCATCTGCTGCGCAAATGCGCCTATGAGGTGCAATATGAACGCGCCTTTCGCCCCGCCCGTATCGATGTGCCGCTTGCCGGATTGCTCAAGATCGCGAAAGCCCTATGA
- the glgB gene encoding 1,4-alpha-glucan branching protein GlgB: MTRPDDQTLEAIVRGRLSDPFATLGMHGSPPAITVFAPDAGAVTVLDGDGEPLGVMERIHPEGVFHLPFSKKRKPFAYRLQCRAGDHVWEKDDPFRFGPVLGEMDEYLLAEGRHEELWTRLGAHPVTHEGCKGTAFGVWAPNARRVSVVGHFNAWDGRRHPMRRRGGGLWELFVPAIGAGDIYKYEILGAYGDVLPLKADPVAFRMEPAPGTASIIAGALDHVWRDTDWMASKRRDLRDQPVSIYEVHLGSWRRGDGDNILSYAEVGPMLAEYVRDMGFTHVEFLPLSEHPYTPSWGYQPIGMYAPTSRFGGPDDFAAMVDHLHGAGIGVIMDWVPAHFPSDEHGLARFDGTALYEHQDPRQGFHKDWNTLIYNFGRSEVSNFLRSSALYWLRELHVDALRVDAVASMLYLDYSRDAGEWLPNREGGRENLEAIGFLRDVNTQIADRSHGITIAEESTAFPGVSRPVDQGGLGFDFKWNMGWMHDTLQYMAEDPVNRRWHHDKMTFGLHYAFSENFVLPISHDEVVHGKGSLLGKMPGDDWQRFANLRAYLGWMWTHPGKKLLFMGSEFGQSREWSHDRSLDWHLLEDPRHAGLQALVRDLNRLYRDHPALHARDCAPEGFRWIDGGDAANNVFSYLRLGAEGDPPVAVICNMAPVLRDDFRIGLPLSGRWTELLNSDAADYGGTGSGNGGLIMADGQGWHGQPVSASITLPPLATLVLTPETRGS, from the coding sequence ATGACCCGACCTGATGACCAAACGCTCGAGGCGATCGTTCGCGGCCGCCTGTCCGACCCTTTTGCCACGCTGGGGATGCATGGCAGCCCGCCTGCGATCACCGTCTTTGCGCCCGATGCCGGGGCGGTGACCGTGCTGGATGGCGATGGCGAACCGCTGGGGGTGATGGAACGCATCCATCCCGAAGGCGTGTTTCACCTGCCGTTTTCGAAAAAGCGCAAGCCTTTTGCCTATCGTCTGCAATGCCGCGCGGGTGATCACGTCTGGGAAAAGGACGATCCTTTCCGCTTTGGCCCGGTGCTGGGCGAGATGGATGAATATCTGCTGGCCGAAGGGCGGCACGAGGAACTCTGGACCCGACTTGGCGCGCATCCGGTCACCCATGAAGGCTGCAAAGGCACAGCCTTTGGCGTCTGGGCGCCCAATGCGCGGCGCGTCAGTGTCGTGGGGCATTTCAACGCCTGGGACGGGCGACGCCATCCGATGCGGCGGCGCGGTGGCGGTCTTTGGGAATTGTTCGTGCCTGCGATTGGGGCGGGCGATATCTATAAATACGAGATTCTGGGCGCTTATGGGGATGTCCTGCCTTTGAAGGCGGATCCGGTGGCGTTTCGGATGGAACCTGCCCCCGGCACGGCCTCGATCATCGCGGGGGCGCTGGATCATGTCTGGCGCGACACGGATTGGATGGCGAGCAAACGGCGCGACCTGCGCGACCAGCCGGTGTCGATCTACGAGGTGCATCTGGGATCATGGCGGCGCGGTGACGGCGACAATATCCTGTCTTATGCCGAGGTGGGGCCGATGCTGGCGGAATATGTCCGGGATATGGGGTTCACCCATGTGGAATTTCTGCCGCTGTCCGAACATCCCTATACGCCGTCCTGGGGCTATCAGCCCATCGGGATGTATGCGCCCACGTCACGTTTCGGCGGGCCGGATGATTTTGCGGCGATGGTCGATCATCTGCATGGTGCCGGCATCGGTGTCATCATGGATTGGGTGCCTGCGCATTTCCCATCCGACGAACACGGGCTGGCGCGTTTTGACGGCACCGCGCTTTATGAACACCAAGACCCGCGACAGGGATTTCACAAGGATTGGAACACGCTGATCTATAATTTCGGGCGCAGCGAAGTGTCGAATTTCCTGCGGTCGTCAGCGCTTTACTGGCTGCGGGAACTGCATGTCGATGCGCTGCGCGTCGATGCGGTCGCGTCGATGCTCTATCTCGATTATTCGCGCGATGCGGGCGAATGGCTGCCCAACCGCGAGGGCGGACGCGAGAATCTCGAAGCGATCGGTTTTCTGCGCGACGTGAATACCCAGATCGCCGACCGCAGCCATGGCATCACGATCGCCGAGGAATCGACCGCCTTTCCGGGCGTGTCGCGGCCTGTGGATCAAGGCGGGCTGGGGTTCGATTTCAAATGGAACATGGGCTGGATGCATGACACGCTGCAATATATGGCCGAAGATCCGGTCAACCGGCGCTGGCATCATGACAAGATGACCTTTGGCCTGCATTACGCCTTTAGCGAAAATTTCGTCCTGCCGATCAGCCATGACGAGGTGGTCCATGGCAAAGGCTCGCTGCTGGGCAAGATGCCCGGCGATGATTGGCAGCGCTTTGCCAACCTGCGCGCCTATCTGGGCTGGATGTGGACGCATCCGGGCAAGAAGCTGTTGTTCATGGGGTCCGAATTCGGCCAGTCGCGTGAATGGTCGCATGACCGGTCCCTTGATTGGCATCTGCTAGAGGATCCGCGTCATGCCGGATTGCAGGCGCTGGTCCGCGATCTGAACCGGCTTTACCGCGATCATCCCGCGCTGCATGCGCGTGATTGCGCGCCCGAGGGGTTCCGCTGGATCGACGGCGGCGACGCGGCCAATAACGTGTTTTCCTATCTTCGGCTGGGCGCAGAGGGCGACCCGCCGGTCGCGGTGATCTGCAATATGGCGCCTGTTTTGCGCGATGATTTCCGCATCGGCCTGCCGCTTTCGGGCCGCTGGACAGAGCTGCTGAATTCCGATGCCGCCGATTACGGGGGAACCGGGTCGGGCAATGGGGGTTTGATTATGGCTGACGGCCAAGGCTGGCACGGTCAGCCGGTGTCCGCGTCGATCACGCTGCCGCCGCTTGCGACACTTGTTCTGACACCCGAAACCAGAGGCAGTTGA